The stretch of DNA tatacctctaaaaccaaaccataaatcctaaacccaaaccgtagactctaaacccaaaccctagacagtaacccaaaccatgaactctaaatccaaaatttaattcttaaccttaaatttcaaaagaacaacatcaatattaatccaaatatttaggatatagggtttggattttgtatttacattttgggtttaaagtctagaatttgggtttagggtataggtttgggtttagagttcagatttttgggtttatgatttatggtttgggtttagggtatagaatttgggtttagggtatagagtttgagtttataatttagaatttagggtttagaattcggatttagggtatagagtttaagtttatggattagatagtgatattagcattattaaaattgacactatttatttttttaattattttgatttttgaaaaaattatttaatatttttaatcattaatctagttggcactttgattggttattagaaAGGTGGTGAATTTGAAGATTCACCATAGGGGATGAATCGAATGTACTTTTAGAACTTATGTTGAGAAACCCCATTGGAGTTGTTCTTATCCAATCAGTTAAAATACATAATTCATGTAACAAAATACATACTTTGCATCAGATGTTCCTTCACACAcaaatagagttttttttttcataataaacatttttttcaaatttcagTTTAACTGAATTTCTCCAAGGCTGAAACTATCAGAAGCTTAGCAAACGTAGTTAAATAACAGTAAACACTATCATAACCTACGATGACTCTCCATTCAGATACTTTCTTTGCGTTGTTCACCGTAGCAGTCACTATATACGGATCATCCAGAAGTAGCCTCGCAACATGCTCGAATTGTTTCGCAGCTTCATCTCCCTTCTTCATCAAAGAATACACCAACCCTTGAAACAGATACACCCTGAAATCTTTTGGATCATCCTTCACCACCTTTTCACAAATCCGAATAGCTTCGAGTGTGTTCCCTTCGACAACCTTAATCTGCGCTATCAGCATTCTTAAACCGCAAACCTCTTTCGTTTTCTTGCATCTCCGTATCGCCTCGTTGATCCTCGTCTCTAGCTCTGTTAGTTTAGGTTTGGAGTTGTAGAGCTCCATCACCAAGTAATGATACGCGTCGACACGGTTCGGATCTTTTAAGAGAATCTCTTCGAAAGCTTTGATGGCTGATTCGCTTTGGCCGTGGTACGACAGGATACGAGCCTTCATAGCCGGCCATCTGTTTTCGTCCGGTTCGATTTCTATCAGACGGTTCATGATTTCTACCGCTTGATCATGCTTATCTGAATCGAATTTGATTTTAGCCAGCGATAGTAATGCTTCCACGACGTTAGACTCGGTCTCGAGGCGTTTCTCGAGACTCGCCTCGTTGGTTACCCTCGTCACGGCTGGTTTGGAGACTAGATACAATGCAGAGAACAGAGAGGCGGTCGCGGTGAGGGTGATGAAGGTGGTTTTGAGCAGTGAGGGTTTGTGATTCGATGGTGATGAAGCTCTGATTACGGGAAATCTGACACGTGTTGACTTGGTTAGGTTTATATGATGAGGAGGAGCATGAGGATATCTCGGCTGGAGATTGGTGCGGACGTGAAATGTCGGTATGGAGCGCTGAAAGTTTGCCTGAGACGCCATTTGTTGTTCTTGATAAATACTCCACAGAGCAGACCAGGTTGAAAACGAAGTTATAGAACGAGACAAAGattataaaaaatgattttgtaataAAAGGCTAAGTCCCCCCCAACGGTGAAGTCGGTTCCACTTGTATAAAACGAGATATATTGTGTCATTGTGTGCATCACAAGATATTGCTATTACTTTATTGTTTATTTGAATGAGTTTGCAAAACGAGATTGCGTATTTTGACCGTGTATTGGTATTCATGTATGTGGATGATGATGGTCTTGTAGTATATACACTATAGTTGTAGAGCACCACTTACACCTCGGTGTTAAAACTCATAAAGTAATTAATAATAGCATTCAAGTTgcaataataatttaacaaagtAAAAAAGCACATAGCTTAGCTATGAAGGTGGTCCGGCTGGTGCAGGTGGAATGGACGATGATGTTCATCCTTCTGCTGGTGGTCCAGGTCCCAAGATTGAGCAAGTCGACTAAGCTTCTCACTCTGTCTGTGTGTTTGTGTCTCAAAcatatttttctctattttttcgCTGCCTTTTCGTTTGTTTTGATTTAGctacaatattattttaatcatagcAGAAGTTTCTCTGTCTGTGTGTTTGCCAGATGTCTCGTTCTACTTGTTTcagagtgttttttttttcaattgaaaGTTATGCTATGTTGCAGTTTGCTTGGATGGAAGCTTGCCTGGTTACCACTTTAGTAACGCTATACAATGAATTAGAACAAAGCTCAAAAGAATATCTCTGAAGTTCTTGAAACGCTATACAAAGCTCAAATgacctttctttttttgttttcttttgaccAAACACAATCCatagatatattatttagtaacaAACAACAAACTAATTTCTTCGATTATAGTTCTCGAGCAACTTCTCACACAGAGCTCTCTCCAACTCCGAACATCTTGACCGCAACCTATGCGAAGctaaatactccctctgttttttaaagatagatgttttagaaaaataaattgtttcataaaaatgtattttttatgtttcctatacaaaattgcaaatttcaataaaattgattgaatttattgaaagactattggttaaaatgcattggaatttaataatttctaaaaatgatgtacagttaatgtgttttcttaatatgtgtgaaaacaccaaaacataaatcttaaaaaaacagagggagtatatatttGGAGAAGATCCATAAGTTTCAGAACAAAAAcaagatgaaaaaaaatataacaacatACCAGTAGCGCAATAAGTGAAATATCCAAAAGACACCCATTTGATTCTAGAGGCAAATTTCCCCACCTGAATCAAAACCAAACCACACACTTGTTAATCAAAGCAAATATTCCATTGAGAAAATATTCCTTCTTAACACAGAAGAAAAAGCTTCAGTCCTCCTATGTGTTCTTATCAAGAGCAAAGTATTACGACCAAGTAAATAAGGATTCATACCTTCTCAATCACGGGTCTCGTCATCATCGCCGTCATGATTTGCGTCGTCTGTCTCTCTCTTAGGGATTCGTCGCGCCACTCGATTCGTCTCTTGTGGTTCGGTTGGTTCTCTTCGAGAATAAATatgttctttttcttcctcttgaTGGGCCACGATTtcagtattttcttttattttgggCTAGTTAATGTTTGGCATTCACATGATATCGATTTTATTACAAGATCcaccaatatatatttttattatgatttacataagtttcaaaataaaatatatagtaatttttttttgagttagagttaataaaatttattaatttggaTGAaaccaatattatttttaagattcaTTTTTGGATACATCTTTGTAATATTTACTTCAGATGATAGGTCGTCAGATCATAGACTCATGTTCGACAATGGAGGATTCGAGCTGCTTCCTGAGCTATTTGCCCCACTATAACACA from Raphanus sativus cultivar WK10039 unplaced genomic scaffold, ASM80110v3 Scaffold1718, whole genome shotgun sequence encodes:
- the LOC130504652 gene encoding protein SLOW GREEN 1, chloroplastic-like, whose translation is MASQANFQRSIPTFHVRTNLQPRYPHAPPHHINLTKSTRVRFPVIRASSPSNHKPSLLKTTFITLTATASLFSALYLVSKPAVTRVTNEASLEKRLETESNVVEALLSLAKIKFDSDKHDQAVEIMNRLIEIEPDENRWPAMKARILSYHGQSESAIKAFEEILLKDPNRVDAYHYLVMELYNSKPKLTELETRINEAIRRCKKTKEVCGLRMLIAQIKVVEGNTLEAIRICEKVVKDDPKDFRVYLFQGLVYSLMKKGDEAAKQFEHVARLLLDDPYIVTATVNNAKKVSEWRVIVGYDSVYCYLTTFAKLLIVSALEKFS